The genomic window TAAACCGCGACGCTTGCCTTTTCGTAATCCTTGTGGTCCCCAAGAGGGTTTAGAAAACCAGGGTTTACGTGCAGGGTTTTGCCCTTTTGCTCAATAAGCGGCTTGTGGGTGTGCCCTGTCAAGACAAGGTCATACTTTTCGCACCTCACGAGGGCATCAGTTATTGCCTCGCTCGAGCCGTGGTAAGCCGCAATCTTCTTTCCGTCAAGCTCAATTTCAAGAATCTCATCGAAAAACTCGATATTCCAACTCTCCAGGTTGCAGTAAGTAAGGAACCTGTACCTGTCGCCATCGTTGTTCCCGAATACGGACAGGGTTTTCCATGCGGGCTTCTGCTTTAGGTAGAACCTTGGAATGGTTGGAGAAGCCCAGTCCCCACAGTGTATCGCAAGGCCGATTTTCTTTTTCCTGAAGGTTTCAATTGCCTTTTTCAGGAATTCTGGATTGTCGTGTGTGTCCGAGAGGATTCCAAGTAGCATAAGAATATCAGAACGCATGGCTTATAAGCAGCAATCCGACTGCTCCCTTGTGGGGACGTTGCAGAGGCATTACTAAGGCACCACAAAAGTAGTGGTTTTCAGGATAGGATATATCGGGTTTTGCCCAAGTAGGATTATGGGCTTCTCCCGTTCTAAAGACCAGGCAGGAAATGAGGTGTTAATCTATGGAGAGAGTAGCATCTATTCGATTCCCTTGTGGAGCACTTCCGAAAGAGGGGAAGGGGAGATAAAAGGTTATCTACCGACTTCGGCATTCTGGGGCCGCAGGGTTGACAAGGAGCTTGGCACCGTGGTGGGACTTGGGCTCATTAAGCGTCCGCCAGGAGAATCCCGGGAGATTACCTTTTGCAAGGGGGTCCCTGTTGGTGTAGATTTGGGCGGGGGGAAGGTTGTGCCCTTGAATCGGCCGTATGCAACTGCTCGGGGAATGGAGTTGCTTGTAAAAATGCTCCAGCATGATTCGATAAATAGAGATTTTGGCTCCCGCTGGGTAGATCCAGACTATCCAAGCAATATTCCCTGGTATGCAGCGAATGAAACTTTTCCGAAATTTGACTCCGATGGGAAGTATTCTCTTGACTTTCAGCACTGGCTGAATGATAGGATTTGGGGGACCAGAACGTTTGGCCGAGATGCTTTAGAAAAATCTCTGGATGCTAAGCCAAAAATCATGGCTCAGGCACTGGACGATTTGTACGCTTCTGGGGCTTTTGTGGACCCCTGTGAGATTTTAACAGGGATTGAAAGGGGCGGGATTGAGCAGCCAAAGCTAGAGGAAGTTGTGCGCCCAAAAGGAAGTAAGCGAAGTGGCGTTGATGGATTTCTTCTTCCATACTGCACTGCAATTATTCCTTATGGGGTTACCCTCCCGGACTCCGGCGAAACTATTAGATATGTTCCTAAGCCAAATTTTCCAAAATCCTACCGGCTGGCAAGAAAGAAGACACCCCACCAAGACTCTAGTCAAGAAGATTGGGAAGAATTCTAGCGCTTCCGCCAATTCAGTCTAGAAATGGTTGTTGACCTTTGAATTTGACCTATTTAGTCAAACAAACTCTGGCCAGATAGTTCTGGCTTCTTCCTGCAAGTATTCGTCTGCAATCGGAAAAAAACTCTCCTGGGCGGTCCAGATTTCACCCAGGTATCTGTCAATCTCAAGACCTTGAGGTATGCGCAAACCTTCAAGATTTAACATGGTACCCAGGAGCATGTTCACGATGTTGAGGTATCTGTCTTCGCTGCCAGATATCATGTTTGACAAAGTACCGTGCAAATATCTTGGGGATTCGCCGATTAGCTCCTTCAGTCCTTGAGCATTACCTTCTCCATTCAAAAGGTTAGCTATTTCATTCAAGAAGATACGTCGGTCCTCAGTTTTTTCAAAGAAGGGGCTTTTGGAGGAAGGCGTATTCCAGTTCATAAATCCCATATAGGCTTCTGGGCTTTCGAAAGCATTTCTTATTGCCTTGTATCGCTTTTTGGTATTTCTGACTGCAGATTTTCCTCCAAGCCGTTCAATATTGGTTGTAAGGTTGCTTCTTTGGCTGGCTGTTCTCAGGAGTTCTCTATATGCTCGGGTCAGATCGCTAAAATAACTGGATGTAGCGTCATCTTTGGCACCCATTTTATTAGCAACACCCCCCATCAGAGCCAACTCAATTAAAATTATTTCTGGAGGCAAAAGGTAGGTCTTGTATTCTTCTTCTGCTACAAACCTTCCAAAACTCCTAAGCACGGAGTCCCTGTCGTAGATGGAATTATGTGGTTTGATGTCTGGTTTTTGTGAATACTCTTTCTGAGTAAACCTGCTCAGGTTGTGAAAATATCTCCCACCTAGTTCACTGGAGGCAAGCTTGATGAATTTGTCGCTATAGCTTGGATGCATCTCAATAGCATAGTCCTTGAGGTCTTCTGCCCGGACTACAACCAACTCTTTCAAGAGGGGTTGGTCGAAAAGATTGGCGGGTTCATATATGATAGTTATATACTAAATCACTATTTAAAATGGTTATTGACCTTAGACTTCTTGTTTTTCAGCAAAACAATCCTCGAAATTGGCTGCTCGTCTTCGTACCGGTAATCGATTCCATCAAGCAGCTTCTTTGCAATATCCTGGGTTTCCCTGAAGGAGAGCATCTTGTCGTAGGAAAGGCGCTTTCGGGAGTAGCCGATGCTCATGAAGCTTTTGACTTCGACAAAGTCCGCGCCAGACCCTTCAATCAGTTTCTGGTAGTCTGGCAGGAATTTAGGGTCGTCATTAAGCCCCCGGATAAATGTCATCCTCAAGACCCGCCTTCCCCTGAAGTTGCTCATCGCGTCAAGCGAGCCGAGAAAGCGCTTCCAAGCGCCTTTTTTGGAAGGGCGGCAGATTTTCAGGAACATTTCCTCATTTGGGGCGTTGCAGGAGATGTAGAGCTGGAAGTTCTTGTGGGGCTTTAAGTTCTCCAGAACCTCCGGGTTCGAGCCGTTTGTCACCAGAAATACTGTCCTTGCAGTTTTGCACAGGTTATCTATCAGGGAAATGATTTTTGGGTATATGGTGGGTTCGCCTGAAAGGGAGATTGCATAGTGGTCCGGATTTACCGCCTCCTCAAAAACTTCTTTTGAAACCGCAGGGTTTCCCTTGAAGCCCATCAGGAGCTTTTTTCTGATTGGCAGAAGCCCTTCTACAATCTTCTCCGGCTCTTCCACTTTGCTTTCCATATCCTTTTGCATTTCCTCGTTTGGCCGCCAGCAGAAAACGCAGTTTTGGTTGCAGACAGCGACAAGGGGTGAAAACTGGACACATCGGTGAGTGTTAACTCCGTAAAACTTGTTCTTATAGCAGGCGCCTTCTCCCTTTAGGCACTTTTTTGTCCACTCGCAGATTTCGACCCCCGCTTCCCCAAAAAGCCCGTAATGCTTTTTCTCGAACTCTTTTTTGGTTTTATCCGGTAGCATAAAATAAGCAATAGCGATTCAATACAAGTGGGAACTCTTGTTATGGGATTAATCATTTCTCAGTAGAATTTTGTTATGGGTGGCATATATGGTAGTCCAGGGCTTTGGTCTGGTCAGGCACATCTGGATAGAGGCATTGGGCTTGAATATGCCTCTACCTTGCCAGCAGATGTGTTCCCTATAGTCGATGTCTTGGTTGGCGGAAAGGTTCTTGAAAAGTTCAGGTCTAAGATTGAACCTGGACAGGTTTTGAGCCAGAAATGGGCTGTTGGGTATCTGGACTTGGAGTGCAGAGCATACCTCTCTAGGGACCGCATTCGGTTGGTGGCTTATGGGACTGAAGATGTTGAGTTCGAAAATGGTCTGAGCCAGGATGAGATAAGGCAAGAATTGCTTGCTGGACTCTGTCTTGCGTGTGACTCTAATATCGAATTACTTAATCCCTCGGAGAACTACCTCTGGTGACTTGTCTTTCTGGCTTTCATCCAGCCCTCTTATGGCGGGCAACTTAAGCCAGTTCTTACCGAGGTATCATCAACTAGAATTATTTAAGAGGGGTAACTATCTATGGTGCAGAATGAAAGTCAATTTTGAAAGACTGTGGGAATACCCAACTGGAACTCTTGATCAGATATATCTTGGGCTTGAAAGGGCAATAAACAATGAGCTTCCGCTCAAAGATGCAACTTCTAGTGAAGCTAAGGGTGAAAGTGAAAACCTTGCGGAAGTGTACCCTTCGCTACGTAGGGAAAGAGACCTGATTTCCTCGGTGGTTGGCGAGCAATTCAGGAGATTTTCAGCGGAATATGGGTTCAAAGAGCCAGAGGTGTGTTCTTGTGAAGGTTTGCTTTGCATGTCTGCCAAGGGATATCCTTGGGGTTATCTTTTTGAGTATTATCCGGAAAATCTGAATTATCTTTGCGGTGTTCAGGATCTGGCTTCTCACAAAAATGAGGCTTCGGCTAGCAGAACCAAGAATCTGTTTGCAAACAAGGGAACAGCCAAAGAAGGGGATATTAAAGTGGCCCTTTGGATGTCCGGGTCGCCTTATGCAGTCTTCAGCGACTTTTATTCCTTTAGTTGCCTGGATGAAGGTACTCGTGGCAGGATAAGGAAGGTATTCGAGAGGCCGGGAGGCAACCGTTCATTGTCTTCTGCCATGGAGGAGTTTTTAAATCCGGTCAACCAAAGGCGGGGTGTAATTACCCGTGCCCTTACGGGGCGTTGATTTAAGGGGGGCACCTTACTACCAAGTTGTTATATATTTTAGACTCATTGAATATCATGGCAACCGAACTTTATGGAGAAAATGGCAGGATGGTCTACGACCAGCTTCTTGGAAATTATATTGGGAGCATTTACAATCGGCCGCCGGTCTTGGAAAGTGGCGCTTTTCAGCAGGGAGGCCACTATTTGGCCGATTCTGTTCATGCCATAATGCCTCCAGCTTTCGCTCCAGCAGACATGCGGCTTCTTGCAGAAGGTTTGGCTGGAGGAGTTGTTGATACTTCCGGGGAGGTTTCAATCTATGTGGGAAGTCTCCCCGGTGCTGAGGCGCCAGCTATCCGGGAAGGGTATGAAGCTTCCTTTGCTAGAGCTACCGTAAACGCCCCGGAGGCAGACTTTTCTGGCGTTGAAGGCATAGCCGCTACGAAACTGCCTGCGGAAGTGCCTACCGAACTGCAGCCAGAGGTAGGTAGCACAGGAACCGGGCCAGGTGCAGACATCGCGCCAGAAGGCATACTTGAGCAGGTTCAGGATTGGATTTCCGGGCACGAGCCGCTGGCTATTCTTGGCGTGCTTGGCATTGCAGGCGCAGGAATTTATTACCTGAGGCGGAGGCGACAGCCAGCAGAAGCAATTTAAACTTTTGGGTAGTAGTTTTTTATGGAAAAGCGTGATGATGGGTGGGCGACTCCTGAGGAGGTAAGAAGACATTCTCTCAAAGGAATAGAAATCCCACTGAAGGGGATAGTAAATTATGACCCCGAACTCCCGATATCAGAGACACAAGCTTTTGATGAAATAACTGGCTATCCAGGAGCACGAGTAAGGATTGGAAACGATGTATATTCAGGCAAGCCCTCTCCTAGGGATGCTTTGGTTTTTACTGCTTCTGAACTAAATCTGGGTGGCTTAAAGGAAATTTTAGATAGGGCCTGTTCAAAAAGACCCCATATTGTCAGAAATGGAAACGGCGAGGAATTGTTCCGGACCTACAGTGCCAAAAAAGATTCTGAGGGGACCTATGAGGTTAGAGTAAAAGTTATTCCAACAAAATTGGAGGGGGGTCTTAATGTGTACCGGGCAGTGACGGATGTTTGTTTTTCCAATGGAATTCGCCCACCAGAATGCAGTATTATTGATATGTCACAGGGCATGAAGTTGCTCAGGGAGAGGGGGATGTCTGCAGTAAGTTTTGATGAGGTGATGCTTAATGGAGGGCCATATGGCCCCTCATTTGACAGAACTTATGACAAGCTTCTTTTATAATCAAACCTCTAATTATGGCTGAAAACGCGGTTGATTTTGAGGATATAAAAAGGCGGGCAAAAGCCGACTTTGAGAAAACCTGGAAAGAGACAGCCAGCCCTCTCTTAGGAAAGGGCGACTTCAGGTACCCTTCCAGGAAGGGAAAAGAGCACCTTCTTATGAAATACGTTTTCAACATCAGAAAAGCGCTTCTGGATTTGGGCTTTGATGAAGTTATTACCCCGATTATCCAGCCGCCCGAGGAAATCGTAAAGCAGTACGGCCCTGAGTCCCCTGCGATTTTAGACAGGATTTACTACCTTGCAACTCTTCCAAGGCCGGACATTGGCCTCCCAAAAAAGAAAAAGGAGCTAATCGTGGGCAAAATCCCGGGCTTCGACAAGTTCGACAAACTGCAGGAGATTTTGATGAAGTACAAGAGAAGCGAGATAGAAGGCGGAGAGGACTTTACCGAGGCGCTCGTAAAGGACCTGGGGCTGACGACTCCGCAGGCGCACTTCATGATTGACGAGGCGTTCCCGGAGCTTAAGAACATCCGCCCGGAGCCGCTTAATCTGTCCCTTATTTCACACGCCACAACTGCGTGGTTTCCAACCCTCTCAAGGATGCTTGACACCTCGGAAATGCCTGTGATGCTCTTCTCGGTTGTCTGGAGGTTTCGGCGCGAGCAAAAGGAGGACAACCGCCACCTGAGAGCGCACCTTAATTTGTCAATGGTTGTCATGGACCCCAACTTCAAGATTGAAAATGGAAAGGAACTGACTGAAAAGTTCTTCAGGAACCTTGGCTTTACCGAGGTAAAATTCGAGCCAAAGCCAAACCAGCCCGCCTATTACGCCCCCGGAACAAACTATGAGGTATTCATCAAGCACCCGAAAATCGGCTGGATTGAGGTTACCGAGATTGGAATGTACTCGCCTGTGGCTCTGGCCAACTACAAGATTCCTTACCCGGTCTTCAACTCAGGTCCGGGCCTGGGAAGGATTGTAATGGCCATTGAGAAGATTGACGACATAAGGGCGCTTTACTACCCGCACACCTTTGGCGGGGAGCTTACCGACAAAGATATTGCCGAAGGGCTTGAACTGGACAGGGTTCCTATGACAAAGGAAGGGAAAACGCTTGCTAAAATCATCGAGGATGGAATCAGAAAGCACGCAGACGACCTCGGAATTGTCCAAAACGAGATTTTTTCGGGAGAAATCGGCGGAAAGGCAGTAAAGGTGTTTGTCAGCGAGCCGGAGGAAGGAAAGAAGCTTCTTGGCCCCGGCGGGCATAACGTCCTGTACGTTCATGATGGAAATATCATGGCCGTAAAGCCCGGCCACCCGAAGTTTGCCGAAGTTGAGGCAAAGGGAATAAAGGTAATCTCCTTTTTGGAAGCCATTTCAAATGACTTTGCCTACAGGATTGAAAAGGGCGAGCGGGGAGTGATGACTGTAAAGTATGTCGACACCCTGCCCTCGATGAACATAAGGGCAACCAAGGACGTCGAGAAGTTCATGCAGGATAGCCAGAAGGAAATCAAGATTGATTCCCCAATTTTCGTGGATGTTGAGGTGGTTAATTTTTAGTAGCTCTTAAAAACACTTCAAAAACCTCAGAATCTTCTAGCAGACGTGACAATTTTTGGTCAATCTCTCCTTGTGTGTCGTTATTTGTAATGCCTGCCTGTTTTTCCAAGCTTTCGGTGAAGGCAATAACTTCTAGCTTACCTAGTCTAGTTCCATCATTAAAAAACTCTATCTCGAAATGAACCGCTTTTGAGTTTTGATAGAGTATACTTCCCTTTTTGCAAGAGAGTTTTGGTTTTGTTTCACCAGCCAATACCTCTACTTTACGAATAAACTCATCTGGGGATTTCCCATCTAAATCTACAGATAATCTCGTTTTGAGTTGACCCCCCTTATGTTTGTTCAAAAGATCGCCCAAAAATTCAGAGAGAACGTGAACGGCCTTCCATTTTCCACACTCTCCCTTTACCAATATATTTTTATTACTCTTCTGAAAATACCTCAGTTTCCTACTCTCTTCTGAACTAAACCTCCCCGAGGCGGAGGGTCTATCAAATGACCGGGCATCAAAGGGTTCCCAACCTTGCACACAGGAACTACGAAAAAGTTTGTCGTAAAAGAGTATATCATTAGGTCCCTCACAAATAACCAATTTTTTCAAATTAGATACCTCTTAAATCAGAAAGAATGTCTTTTCTGACAGAACGGGCTTTATCATAGTCTTTGGTGTCTAAAACTACACAATTTCCAATCCGTTCCATCCTCAATATCAAGAACTCTTTTTGAAGATATACTTTTTCTTCATCTGAAAATGCTTCTAACTCTAAAAAAGAGTCTATGACATCTAGACTGTGGGTAGTTATAAAAAATTGTAGACCCATATTTTTTGATAGAGTCACGATAATTTTGGTCAACTCTGCCACATATCCCGGGTGCATGTGGCTTTCGATTTCATCAACGAGAACTACCTTGTTTTTTGTTTCCTTTGAATTCAGTTTCCAGAGAATGGCTACTAGTTGTCTGAAACCATCTCCCATAAAATCAAATGGTATTTGGAACTCTTTTCCGTTATCATCTACAAATAAGAGTGCATCCAAATCGAACCGTTCCAGACCTTCTAAAATGTTGTTTTCTTTGATTATCTCTTCTATTCTCTTAACTTTAGATTTTAAATCGGGATCCTCTGAATTAGGTTCTAAATCTTCTGCTTCGTTAAAATCTATGATTTCTACAGGAGAATCCCGCTTTGCCCTAGTTCTGGCGTCATACTTTGGTAGATATGAATTAAAGTAGTAGTCCAATATAAAATATTTTGCTCGTTCGCTGTCTTTATTGGACAGTTCGGCAAGCTTACCTATCAAAAGTTCAGAGAGTTTTAACAATATCTCGAAACCTTTGTTAGGAGAAACAGATAGGTAGGGTTTTTCTACACCTTTGCTTTTAACTAGTAAGGTATATTGAGCCAATCTTAATGTAGTTTTATCATCTAGAAAGGTTCCCAGTTCTTGTTCTAGGATTTTTTCAGAAGCTTCAGAAAGACTTGAGCCAATAGCATTTAGGTGAAATCTACACGCTTCTCTAACAAAATCCTTGAAATGAGTCTGGACTTGTGCAGTATTAGGTAATGTTAGTATAAGTGTGGATTCATTACCCTCACGATAATTCACCGCTATTTTAGCCCCTCGTGAAGCTAGGTTGGTGCTAATCAGCTTAGATAAATTGCCTGAAAATAGCTTCAAGACCTCTGGTTTATAGGAGATGTGTATTGCGTCAAGTAGGGTGGATTTTCCAGTGTTGTTTTTTCCAACAATTAGGTTTATCATTCTGGGCTCGAAATTTAACGAGTTTATGGCTTTGAAATTCTCGATACTAATCTTGCTGATTATCATAATATATCCTAAAATTGTAAAGAATAGCTTATTAATCTGGATAAACTCTCGCTGTAGGGTAGATTATGGCTTGAAGACCGGAATTTTGCCTTCTGAACTAAAATCTTCTGGAAAATTATAAACTCCTCCGTAATAAAATTTCTTGTAAGACTGGGCATTTATTCCTTGCCTGCTCATCTCTATTATGGACAAGGCCTTTAGGGACCTGATAGGGATTACCGGAATTTTTATCCTGGTAGTGTCCCTGATACTCTTTGTTGCTTCGGCAGCCGAGTTCTACAAATTCCTTCTTCTCTTCTCGGTGGGCGTGGTGCTCCTTTCAATCAGAATCTATAACTTCCCCGGAATCCAGCAGTTTCTCGTGGTGGGTTTTGGCTGGGTCATGGGCATTTACGCGCTTTCAAGCATCTTTACGCAGTACAGCCAGTTCCCGGTTCCTGGCTTTGAGTGGTCGGGGATTTCTCTTGGCGTGTGGTGCCTGGCT from Candidatus Aenigmatarchaeota archaeon includes these protein-coding regions:
- a CDS encoding metallophosphoesterase; its protein translation is MLLGILSDTHDNPEFLKKAIETFRKKKIGLAIHCGDWASPTIPRFYLKQKPAWKTLSVFGNNDGDRYRFLTYCNLESWNIEFFDEILEIELDGKKIAAYHGSSEAITDALVRCEKYDLVLTGHTHKPLIEQKGKTLHVNPGFLNPLGDHKDYEKASVAVYDTETGKAELVWLN
- a CDS encoding 4-demethylwyosine synthase TYW1; this encodes MLPDKTKKEFEKKHYGLFGEAGVEICEWTKKCLKGEGACYKNKFYGVNTHRCVQFSPLVAVCNQNCVFCWRPNEEMQKDMESKVEEPEKIVEGLLPIRKKLLMGFKGNPAVSKEVFEEAVNPDHYAISLSGEPTIYPKIISLIDNLCKTARTVFLVTNGSNPEVLENLKPHKNFQLYISCNAPNEEMFLKICRPSKKGAWKRFLGSLDAMSNFRGRRVLRMTFIRGLNDDPKFLPDYQKLIEGSGADFVEVKSFMSIGYSRKRLSYDKMLSFRETQDIAKKLLDGIDYRYEDEQPISRIVLLKNKKSKVNNHFK
- a CDS encoding O-phosphoserine--tRNA ligase yields the protein MAENAVDFEDIKRRAKADFEKTWKETASPLLGKGDFRYPSRKGKEHLLMKYVFNIRKALLDLGFDEVITPIIQPPEEIVKQYGPESPAILDRIYYLATLPRPDIGLPKKKKELIVGKIPGFDKFDKLQEILMKYKRSEIEGGEDFTEALVKDLGLTTPQAHFMIDEAFPELKNIRPEPLNLSLISHATTAWFPTLSRMLDTSEMPVMLFSVVWRFRREQKEDNRHLRAHLNLSMVVMDPNFKIENGKELTEKFFRNLGFTEVKFEPKPNQPAYYAPGTNYEVFIKHPKIGWIEVTEIGMYSPVALANYKIPYPVFNSGPGLGRIVMAIEKIDDIRALYYPHTFGGELTDKDIAEGLELDRVPMTKEGKTLAKIIEDGIRKHADDLGIVQNEIFSGEIGGKAVKVFVSEPEEGKKLLGPGGHNVLYVHDGNIMAVKPGHPKFAEVEAKGIKVISFLEAISNDFAYRIEKGERGVMTVKYVDTLPSMNIRATKDVEKFMQDSQKEIKIDSPIFVDVEVVNF
- a CDS encoding AAA family ATPase, with the protein product MIISKISIENFKAINSLNFEPRMINLIVGKNNTGKSTLLDAIHISYKPEVLKLFSGNLSKLISTNLASRGAKIAVNYREGNESTLILTLPNTAQVQTHFKDFVREACRFHLNAIGSSLSEASEKILEQELGTFLDDKTTLRLAQYTLLVKSKGVEKPYLSVSPNKGFEILLKLSELLIGKLAELSNKDSERAKYFILDYYFNSYLPKYDARTRAKRDSPVEIIDFNEAEDLEPNSEDPDLKSKVKRIEEIIKENNILEGLERFDLDALLFVDDNGKEFQIPFDFMGDGFRQLVAILWKLNSKETKNKVVLVDEIESHMHPGYVAELTKIIVTLSKNMGLQFFITTHSLDVIDSFLELEAFSDEEKVYLQKEFLILRMERIGNCVVLDTKDYDKARSVRKDILSDLRGI